In Bradyrhizobium sp. 1(2017), one DNA window encodes the following:
- a CDS encoding tetratricopeptide repeat protein has product MTLEDRYGLPLSTSSHEAASAYREGVDLMLAGWTGTAEALERAIATDPDFALAHIARARVHAFYQQGDLARAKAAVARELVARRGTERERAHVETLALAIEGRLPEAIAAMREHVASWPRDALVLSLPLGAFGLFAFSGMADHDRARHELCERVARHYGEDWWFLTMSGWAMTENGDVARGRGVTERGFNLRRANAHAAHAVLHAMFEDGSIEEADRLVDDWIPSYDRAGILHGHIRWHQALGALEHGDAARALSIYADVLQPSVTQAPPLNVVTDGASLLWRLSAYGHAVPAPLWREADAAAQELFPKSGLPFADVHMALFAAATQNREALAARLAVIEQRLADGKLPAGPVVPAICRALLAFADEDYAACVQTLAPVLAEVVRIGGSHAQRELIEDTYIVALMRCGGLPRARALLDARLHRRPSLRDTRWQAAAG; this is encoded by the coding sequence ATGACGCTCGAAGACCGTTACGGACTTCCGCTCTCCACCTCGTCGCACGAAGCGGCATCCGCCTATCGCGAGGGCGTCGATCTCATGCTCGCGGGATGGACCGGCACGGCGGAAGCGCTGGAACGCGCGATTGCGACCGACCCGGATTTTGCGCTGGCCCATATCGCCCGTGCCCGCGTGCACGCCTTCTATCAGCAGGGCGATCTCGCGCGCGCCAAGGCGGCGGTCGCGCGCGAGCTCGTCGCCAGGCGCGGCACGGAGCGCGAGCGCGCTCATGTCGAGACGCTGGCGCTGGCGATCGAGGGACGGCTGCCCGAGGCGATTGCAGCGATGCGCGAGCACGTCGCGAGCTGGCCGCGCGATGCGTTGGTGCTGTCGCTGCCGCTCGGCGCGTTCGGCCTGTTCGCCTTCTCCGGCATGGCCGATCACGATCGCGCGCGACATGAGCTGTGCGAGCGCGTCGCGCGGCACTATGGCGAGGACTGGTGGTTTCTCACCATGTCTGGCTGGGCGATGACGGAGAACGGCGATGTCGCGCGCGGCCGCGGCGTCACCGAGCGCGGCTTCAATCTGCGCCGCGCCAACGCCCATGCCGCGCATGCCGTGCTGCATGCGATGTTCGAGGACGGCTCGATCGAGGAGGCCGATCGTCTCGTCGACGACTGGATCCCCTCTTACGACCGCGCCGGCATCTTGCATGGCCACATCCGCTGGCACCAGGCGCTCGGCGCACTCGAGCACGGCGATGCGGCGCGGGCGCTGTCGATCTATGCCGACGTGCTCCAGCCGTCCGTCACGCAGGCGCCGCCGCTCAACGTCGTCACCGACGGCGCCTCGCTGCTCTGGCGCCTGTCGGCCTACGGTCACGCCGTGCCCGCGCCGCTCTGGCGCGAGGCCGACGCGGCCGCGCAAGAACTATTCCCGAAATCCGGCCTGCCCTTCGCCGACGTCCACATGGCGCTGTTCGCTGCCGCAACCCAAAATCGCGAGGCACTTGCCGCGCGCCTCGCCGTGATCGAACAGCGACTCGCGGACGGCAAGCTGCCGGCCGGCCCGGTGGTGCCCGCGATCTGCCGCGCGCTTCTGGCCTTTGCGGATGAGGATTACGCGGCCTGCGTGCAGACGCTCGCGCCGGTTCTCGCCGAGGTCGTGCGCATCGGCGGCAGCCACGCCCAGCGCGAGTTGATCGAGGACACCTATATCGTCGCCCTCATGCGCTGCGGCGGGCTGCCCCGCGCCCGCGCCCTGCTGGACGCCCGCCTGCATCGCCGCCCGTCCCTGCGCGATACGCGCTGGCAGGCGGCGGCCGGCTAG
- a CDS encoding aldo/keto reductase has translation MQYRQLGRSGLKVSPICLGTMMFGGPTDEASSGRIIAKAHDAGINFIDTADAYAKGASEEVVGRAIGGKRQAWVLATKLANPMGNDPNRGGLSRRWVLQAADESLKRLGTDHIDIYYLHKEDHATPLEETVRAMGDLIRAGKVRYFGVSNYRAWRLAEICNICDRLGIDRPAVSQPYYNAMNRMPEVEHFPACAYYGLGIVPYSPLARGVLTGKYRPDAAPDKETRAGRNDTRMMQTEWRPESLQLAQEIKTHAEKKGITAGQFAVAWVLNSAFVTSIIAGPRTEEQWDDYISALNYRFTADDEALIDRLVVPGHPSTPGYNDPAYPIEGRRARTA, from the coding sequence ATGCAATACCGCCAGCTCGGCCGCAGCGGCCTGAAAGTGTCGCCGATTTGTCTGGGCACCATGATGTTCGGTGGGCCGACCGATGAAGCCAGCTCCGGGCGGATCATCGCGAAGGCACACGATGCCGGGATCAATTTCATCGACACGGCGGACGCCTATGCGAAGGGCGCATCGGAAGAGGTCGTCGGCCGTGCCATTGGCGGCAAGCGCCAGGCCTGGGTGCTCGCCACGAAGCTCGCCAATCCCATGGGGAACGACCCCAACCGCGGCGGGCTGTCGCGGCGCTGGGTGTTGCAGGCCGCCGACGAGAGCCTGAAGCGGCTCGGCACCGACCACATCGACATCTACTATCTGCACAAGGAAGACCATGCGACGCCGCTGGAGGAGACGGTACGCGCGATGGGCGATTTGATCCGCGCCGGCAAGGTGCGCTATTTCGGCGTCTCCAATTACCGCGCCTGGCGCCTCGCCGAGATCTGCAACATCTGCGACCGGCTCGGCATCGACCGGCCCGCGGTGAGCCAGCCCTATTACAACGCGATGAACCGCATGCCGGAGGTCGAGCATTTTCCGGCCTGCGCCTATTATGGCCTCGGCATCGTGCCCTACAGTCCGCTCGCGCGCGGCGTCCTCACCGGCAAGTACAGGCCCGATGCCGCGCCGGACAAGGAGACGCGCGCGGGTCGCAACGACACCCGCATGATGCAGACCGAATGGCGGCCGGAATCGCTCCAGCTCGCGCAGGAGATCAAGACTCACGCCGAGAAAAAGGGCATCACCGCCGGCCAGTTCGCGGTCGCCTGGGTGCTGAACTCCGCCTTCGTGACCTCCATCATCGCCGGCCCCCGCACGGAAGAGCAGTGGGACGACTACATCAGCGCGCTCAACTACCGCTTCACTGCGGATGACGAAGCCTTGATCGATCGCCTGGTCGTGCCGGGCCATCCCTCGACGCCGGGCTACAACGACCCGGCCTATCCGATCGAAGGACGCCGCGCGCGGACGGCTTGA
- a CDS encoding PaaI family thioesterase, whose product MTNKAAARLKSDGWTILETTGFLHLIGPLWERKVDGHYEFALATEDKHHNRRGMVQGGVMMTFADRTCGMTARYVSGREYLATVQLDTHFVEAGQIGDILISRPRVVRSTRSLIFMSTEVTVDDRCIVMANGVFKILKGPG is encoded by the coding sequence ATGACCAACAAGGCCGCCGCAAGGCTCAAATCAGACGGCTGGACCATCCTGGAGACCACGGGCTTCCTGCATCTGATCGGTCCCTTGTGGGAGCGCAAGGTCGACGGCCATTACGAGTTCGCGCTTGCGACCGAAGACAAGCACCACAATCGCCGCGGCATGGTCCAGGGTGGCGTGATGATGACCTTCGCCGATCGCACCTGCGGCATGACCGCCCGCTACGTCTCCGGCAGGGAGTACTTGGCGACGGTGCAGCTCGATACCCATTTCGTCGAAGCCGGCCAGATCGGCGACATCTTGATCTCCCGCCCGCGCGTGGTGCGCTCGACGCGCAGCCTGATCTTCATGAGCACCGAAGTGACGGTGGACGATCGCTGCATCGTGATGGCGAATGGCGTGTTCAAGATTTTGAAAGGGCCGGGGTAG
- a CDS encoding NUDIX hydrolase, with product MMRPFDDATRRNIAAACAAFARLPEEEAPAALKRAAVAVALTAAGEGDDTALLLTLRASHLRAHRGQWALPGGRCDAGETPVEAALRELDEELSLRLTSADVLGTLDDYPTRSGYLITPVVVWASNSAAIRPNPDEVASVHCIALATIEREDAFDFIAIPESTRRVIRFHHQMSLIHAPTAALIYQFREVLAGRHTRVTELEQPVFAWK from the coding sequence ATCATGAGACCGTTCGACGATGCCACACGGCGGAATATCGCGGCTGCCTGCGCCGCATTCGCGCGGCTGCCGGAGGAAGAAGCGCCGGCGGCATTGAAGCGGGCCGCGGTGGCGGTTGCGTTGACGGCAGCAGGCGAGGGCGACGACACCGCGTTGCTGCTCACGCTGCGCGCATCGCATCTGCGCGCCCATCGCGGCCAGTGGGCCTTGCCGGGCGGACGCTGCGACGCCGGCGAGACGCCGGTCGAGGCCGCGCTGCGCGAGCTCGACGAGGAGCTCAGCCTTCGCCTCACCAGCGCGGACGTGCTCGGCACGCTCGACGACTACCCGACCCGCTCGGGTTATCTGATCACGCCCGTCGTGGTCTGGGCCTCGAACAGCGCCGCGATCAGGCCGAACCCGGACGAGGTCGCCTCGGTCCATTGCATCGCGCTCGCCACGATCGAGCGCGAGGACGCTTTCGACTTCATCGCAATCCCCGAGAGCACGCGACGCGTGATCCGCTTCCATCACCAGATGAGCCTGATCCACGCGCCGACGGCGGCGCTGATCTACCAGTTCCGCGAGGTGCTGGCGGGGCGGCACACCCGCGTGACCGAGCTGGAACAGCCGGTTTTCGCCTGGAAATGA
- a CDS encoding TAXI family TRAP transporter solute-binding subunit — MKRTFFGVAAAVALAASVPCAHAQSFINVLTGGTSGVYYPLGVAIGKIYGDKIPNVKTQVQATKASVENLILLQQGRGELAFTLGDSLKAAWDGEEEAGFKTKLDKLRTIGAIYPNYIQIVATAESGIKTLADLKGKSLSVGAPKSGTELNSRAILAAAGMSYKDLGKVEYLPFAESVDLMKNRQLAATLQSAGLGVASLKDLSTSSPITVVSVPKETVDKIGPPFISAIIPANTYTGQDKDVPTAAVVNYLVTSSAVSDDLAYQMTKLVYESLPELANAHAAGKEIKLEAAANGSPVPLHPGAIRYYKEKGLIK, encoded by the coding sequence ATGAAACGGACTTTCTTCGGCGTGGCCGCGGCTGTGGCTCTGGCGGCGTCGGTGCCTTGCGCACATGCGCAATCCTTCATCAACGTGCTGACCGGCGGCACTTCCGGCGTCTATTATCCGCTCGGGGTCGCGATCGGAAAGATCTACGGCGACAAGATTCCGAACGTGAAGACGCAGGTTCAGGCCACCAAGGCGTCGGTCGAGAACCTCATCCTGCTGCAGCAGGGCCGCGGCGAGCTGGCATTCACGCTGGGCGACTCGCTCAAAGCGGCCTGGGACGGCGAGGAAGAGGCGGGCTTCAAGACCAAGCTCGACAAGCTGCGCACGATCGGCGCGATCTATCCGAACTACATCCAGATCGTCGCGACCGCCGAGAGCGGTATCAAGACGCTCGCCGATCTCAAGGGCAAGAGCCTGTCGGTAGGTGCGCCGAAGTCGGGCACCGAGCTGAATTCCCGCGCGATCCTCGCGGCCGCCGGCATGAGCTACAAGGACCTCGGCAAGGTCGAATACCTGCCGTTCGCCGAATCGGTCGATCTCATGAAGAACCGGCAGCTCGCCGCGACCCTGCAATCGGCCGGCCTTGGCGTTGCCTCGCTGAAGGACCTGTCGACCTCGAGCCCGATCACGGTGGTGTCGGTGCCGAAGGAGACCGTCGACAAGATCGGCCCGCCCTTCATCTCCGCGATCATTCCGGCCAACACCTATACGGGTCAGGACAAGGATGTGCCGACGGCTGCCGTCGTGAACTACCTCGTGACCAGCTCGGCCGTGTCGGACGATCTCGCCTACCAGATGACCAAGCTGGTCTACGAGTCGTTGCCGGAGCTCGCCAATGCGCATGCAGCCGGCAAGGAGATCAAGCTCGAGGCGGCGGCCAATGGCAGCCCGGTTCCGCTGCACCCCGGCGCGATCCGCTATTACAAGGAAAAAGGGCTGATCAAGTAA
- a CDS encoding TRAP transporter permease — protein MLEKAEGTEAAPIKVEFDNFEHGFPEGFGPGWWGQLAYWIGIAFATFQLYVAAFNYLPSQVVRGVHVGFLVLLTFGLIANFTAKGAFGRALGWVIGGAGFFCGLYQWIFYADLIARDGDPTRLDLVVGTLLAVLIFEGTRRLMGAALPLMCGACLVYWFFGQYLPSPLNHRGYDFDQIVTHLSFGTEGFYGVPIYVSATYIFLFILFGSFLERAGMIQLFTDVSLGLFGRTRGGPAKVAVFASGMMGTISGSGVANVVTVGQFTIPLMIRFGYRRAFAAGVEATASMGGQIMPPVMGAVAFIMAETLGVQYSEIVRAAAIPAILYFASAFWMVHLEAGKHGLVGMKRSEIPNAWKALVTRWYLVLPLAALVYMLFEGFTPLYAGSMGLALTVALILGTSITAGVPATVVRYIFWIGLALVVAALSRDGLQIVPVACVVVGLIVITAFVRGGFAALRACRDALAESAKSAITVGMACAIVGVIIGMMSQTGVGTIFGGWVIGLGEKSLFLALVMTMLLSILLGTGIPTIPTYIITAALAAPALAKLGVPLIASHMFAFYYGIMADLSPPVALAALAAAPIAKENPDKIGWEAMRIALAGYVIPFIFVYSPALMLQAGDPMAAKLGFYGAVALASFKALVAIALFGMVAIGFLFTRLTLIERLIALGAAFCLLGEFPFSDTAGFVLAAALALWQWRQRPPVTVEAV, from the coding sequence ATGCTGGAAAAGGCAGAGGGCACCGAAGCTGCGCCCATCAAGGTCGAGTTCGACAATTTCGAGCACGGCTTTCCCGAGGGCTTTGGTCCGGGCTGGTGGGGCCAGCTCGCCTACTGGATCGGCATCGCGTTTGCGACCTTCCAGCTCTATGTCGCCGCCTTCAACTATCTGCCGAGCCAGGTGGTGCGCGGCGTCCATGTCGGCTTCCTGGTCCTGCTCACCTTCGGCCTGATCGCCAACTTCACCGCGAAGGGCGCTTTCGGTCGCGCGCTCGGTTGGGTGATCGGCGGCGCGGGTTTCTTCTGCGGCCTCTACCAATGGATCTTCTACGCGGATCTGATCGCGCGTGACGGCGATCCGACGCGGCTTGATCTCGTGGTCGGCACGCTGCTCGCGGTGCTGATCTTCGAGGGCACGCGGCGGCTGATGGGTGCGGCGCTGCCGCTGATGTGCGGCGCGTGTCTGGTCTACTGGTTCTTCGGCCAATACCTGCCGTCGCCGCTCAACCATCGCGGCTATGATTTCGACCAGATCGTCACGCATCTGTCGTTCGGCACCGAAGGTTTTTACGGCGTGCCGATCTACGTCTCGGCGACCTACATCTTCCTGTTCATCCTGTTCGGCTCGTTCCTGGAGCGCGCCGGCATGATCCAGTTGTTCACCGATGTTTCTCTGGGGCTGTTTGGCAGGACCCGCGGCGGACCTGCCAAGGTCGCGGTGTTTGCCTCGGGCATGATGGGCACGATCTCCGGATCGGGCGTTGCCAACGTCGTCACCGTCGGCCAGTTCACGATTCCCCTGATGATCAGGTTCGGCTATCGCCGCGCGTTCGCCGCGGGCGTCGAGGCGACGGCCTCGATGGGCGGACAGATCATGCCGCCAGTGATGGGCGCGGTCGCCTTCATCATGGCCGAAACGCTCGGCGTCCAATATTCGGAGATCGTCAGGGCGGCGGCGATCCCTGCGATCCTCTATTTCGCCTCAGCCTTCTGGATGGTGCATCTGGAAGCCGGCAAGCACGGCCTTGTCGGCATGAAACGCTCGGAGATCCCCAACGCCTGGAAGGCCCTGGTGACGCGCTGGTACCTCGTGCTGCCGCTGGCGGCGCTGGTCTACATGCTGTTCGAAGGTTTTACGCCGCTCTATGCCGGCAGCATGGGCCTCGCTCTGACCGTGGCGCTGATCCTGGGCACCAGCATCACCGCCGGCGTGCCGGCGACGGTCGTCCGCTACATCTTCTGGATCGGCCTTGCGCTCGTCGTCGCCGCGCTGTCGCGGGACGGCCTGCAGATCGTGCCGGTCGCTTGCGTCGTGGTCGGGCTGATCGTGATCACCGCCTTCGTGCGCGGCGGCTTTGCGGCCTTGCGCGCCTGCCGCGATGCTTTGGCCGAGAGCGCGAAATCCGCCATCACGGTTGGCATGGCCTGCGCCATCGTCGGCGTCATCATCGGCATGATGTCGCAGACCGGTGTCGGCACCATTTTCGGCGGTTGGGTGATCGGGCTCGGCGAGAAGAGCCTGTTCCTGGCACTGGTCATGACCATGCTGCTGTCGATCCTGCTCGGTACCGGCATTCCGACCATCCCGACCTACATCATCACCGCTGCGCTTGCCGCGCCGGCGTTGGCAAAGCTGGGGGTACCGCTGATCGCGAGCCACATGTTCGCGTTCTACTACGGTATCATGGCCGATCTCTCGCCGCCCGTCGCGCTCGCGGCGCTTGCCGCGGCGCCGATCGCCAAGGAGAATCCGGACAAGATCGGCTGGGAGGCGATGCGCATCGCGCTTGCCGGTTATGTCATTCCCTTCATCTTCGTCTACTCGCCGGCCTTGATGCTGCAGGCCGGCGATCCCATGGCGGCCAAGCTAGGCTTCTACGGCGCGGTAGCCCTCGCGAGCTTCAAGGCGCTGGTTGCGATCGCGCTGTTCGGCATGGTCGCGATCGGCTTCCTGTTCACGCGGCTGACGCTGATCGAGCGCCTGATCGCGCTCGGCGCCGCGTTCTGCCTGCTCGGCGAATTCCCGTTCAGCGACACCGCGGGTTTTGTGCTCGCTGCGGCGCTGGCGCTGTGGCAATGGCGGCAGCGCCCGCCGGTGACTGTCGAGGCGGTGTGA
- a CDS encoding DUF1850 domain-containing protein — protein MAAAPAGDCRGGVSLCLATAGSVKALALSAFTLVWTHSIAKVDWQEDWRVTRAGLELVQARVKGTGPGMEPPPEARLVGGWFQWRPNRAPMPEVVLGNSGAAGEWRLCHNGSCRTLSEIVGHPVGANVTTMKVCEDP, from the coding sequence ATGGCGGCAGCGCCCGCCGGTGACTGTCGAGGCGGTGTGAGCCTCTGCCTCGCAACAGCCGGCAGCGTGAAAGCGCTCGCGCTGTCCGCCTTCACGCTGGTGTGGACGCATTCGATCGCGAAGGTCGATTGGCAGGAGGACTGGCGCGTCACGCGCGCCGGTCTCGAACTGGTGCAGGCCCGCGTCAAGGGCACCGGCCCCGGCATGGAGCCGCCGCCCGAGGCGCGGCTCGTTGGCGGCTGGTTTCAATGGCGGCCGAACCGCGCACCGATGCCGGAGGTCGTGCTCGGCAATTCCGGCGCGGCCGGCGAATGGCGGCTGTGCCATAATGGAAGCTGCCGCACGCTTTCGGAGATTGTCGGCCATCCCGTCGGTGCTAACGTCACCACGATGAAGGTTTGCGAAGATCCGTAG
- a CDS encoding SDR family NAD(P)-dependent oxidoreductase has product MDRLKGKVAMVVGAGSIGPGWGNGKATAVTFAREGALVFCVDRNAAAAAETAKIINDEGGKATAFTADVSRPAEIEAMVASCLKAHGRIDVLDNNVGIAEMGSVVDVSEESWDRVFTVNLKSAYLTMKHVIPVMVKQGSGSIINISSIASIRHVGISYVSYNASKAAMNQLTRSTAIEFAKHHVRVNAILPGLMKTPMVEHSAGLANSYAKGDVEAMWRARDAQVPMGHMGEAWDVANAALFLASDESKYVTGIELVVDGGITCKAGA; this is encoded by the coding sequence ATGGATCGGCTCAAGGGCAAGGTTGCGATGGTGGTGGGGGCCGGCTCGATCGGCCCCGGCTGGGGCAACGGCAAGGCCACCGCGGTGACCTTTGCGCGCGAGGGCGCGCTGGTGTTTTGCGTCGACCGCAATGCCGCTGCGGCCGCGGAGACCGCGAAGATTATCAATGACGAAGGCGGCAAGGCGACGGCGTTCACGGCCGATGTCTCGCGGCCGGCCGAGATCGAGGCGATGGTCGCATCGTGCCTGAAAGCCCACGGACGGATCGACGTGCTCGACAACAATGTCGGCATCGCGGAGATGGGCAGCGTGGTCGATGTCAGCGAGGAGAGCTGGGACCGCGTCTTCACCGTCAACCTCAAGAGCGCTTATCTCACCATGAAGCACGTCATCCCCGTGATGGTGAAGCAGGGGAGCGGCTCGATCATCAACATCTCCTCGATCGCCTCGATCCGCCATGTCGGGATTTCCTACGTCAGCTACAACGCCAGCAAGGCGGCGATGAACCAGTTGACGCGCTCCACCGCGATCGAGTTCGCGAAGCACCATGTGCGTGTGAATGCGATCCTGCCCGGTCTGATGAAGACGCCGATGGTCGAGCATTCCGCAGGGCTGGCCAACAGCTACGCCAAGGGCGATGTCGAGGCGATGTGGCGGGCCCGCGATGCCCAGGTGCCGATGGGGCACATGGGCGAGGCATGGGACGTGGCGAATGCTGCGCTGTTCCTGGCGTCGGACGAGTCGAAATACGTGACCGGGATCGAGCTCGTCGTGGACGGCGGGATCACATGCAAGGCGGGGGCGTAA
- a CDS encoding cation:proton antiporter: MASLKSVSGIIVSTFEWIIALLLGAVALSALARRIKVPYPTFLAIGGALIAFVPNSPSWTLEPDLALALFVAPVLMDAAFDTSLRDLRNNWVPVSTLVVAAVGLTTVGVAFVAHRLMPDMPWAAAIALGAIVAPPDAAAAVAILSQVKLPYRMVKVLEGESLLNDASALLIYRIAVGAVVMEHLKWSEVAPTIALGLVGSVLAGLLAGRIIPLFLERVKEAPSAIIVQFATTFMVWIAAEHLGLSGILTIVVYAITVARTAGARMPARLRVPSYAVWETIVFVLNVLAFMLIGMQMRPIWTRLDAEVRWEYCVAAAWILLTVVLVRLLWITFYRTTLRVLVAHGIYHPKDPKQVASAKGGLIISWCGMRGLVTLATAFALPENFPYRDFIVFIAFAVVLGSLIIQGLTLRPLILAFGLRDDDPVSIEVARARAVAYRAALDTIEDDPSEEAEILRLEYRAVLMQAENDPNGGVTNGRLPADALRLRAIEAARKSIFDLRATEVIGDDAFHRIEEELDRAELSAGG; encoded by the coding sequence GTGGCGTCGCTCAAATCGGTTTCGGGGATCATCGTGTCGACATTCGAATGGATCATCGCGCTCCTGCTCGGCGCCGTTGCATTATCGGCGCTGGCGCGGCGGATCAAGGTCCCCTACCCGACCTTTCTCGCCATCGGCGGTGCCCTGATCGCCTTCGTGCCCAACAGCCCGTCCTGGACGCTCGAACCCGACCTGGCATTGGCGCTTTTTGTCGCACCGGTGCTGATGGATGCCGCTTTCGACACCTCGCTGCGCGACTTGCGCAACAACTGGGTTCCGGTGTCGACCCTGGTAGTGGCCGCGGTCGGCCTGACCACGGTGGGCGTGGCCTTCGTCGCGCACCGGCTGATGCCTGACATGCCCTGGGCCGCCGCGATCGCGCTCGGCGCCATCGTGGCGCCGCCCGATGCTGCGGCAGCTGTCGCCATCCTGAGCCAGGTCAAGCTGCCCTACCGCATGGTCAAGGTGCTGGAGGGCGAGAGTCTGCTCAATGACGCCAGCGCGCTGCTGATCTATCGCATCGCGGTCGGCGCGGTCGTCATGGAGCACCTGAAGTGGAGCGAGGTCGCGCCGACGATTGCGCTCGGGCTGGTCGGGAGCGTCCTCGCCGGTCTTCTCGCCGGGCGCATCATCCCGCTGTTCCTGGAGCGCGTGAAGGAAGCGCCAAGCGCGATCATCGTGCAATTCGCCACCACCTTCATGGTCTGGATTGCCGCCGAGCATCTCGGTCTCTCCGGCATCCTCACCATCGTCGTCTACGCCATCACCGTCGCGCGCACGGCCGGGGCGCGCATGCCGGCACGGCTGCGGGTACCCTCCTATGCGGTGTGGGAGACGATCGTATTCGTCCTCAACGTGCTTGCCTTCATGCTGATCGGCATGCAGATGCGCCCGATCTGGACGCGCCTCGATGCGGAAGTGCGCTGGGAATATTGCGTGGCCGCGGCCTGGATCCTGCTCACGGTGGTGCTAGTGCGGCTGCTTTGGATCACGTTCTATCGCACCACGCTGCGCGTGCTGGTCGCCCACGGGATCTATCATCCGAAGGATCCGAAGCAGGTCGCCTCGGCCAAGGGCGGCCTCATCATTTCCTGGTGCGGCATGCGCGGCCTCGTCACGCTCGCGACCGCCTTTGCCCTGCCGGAGAACTTTCCCTATCGCGACTTCATCGTCTTCATCGCCTTTGCGGTGGTGCTGGGATCGCTGATCATCCAGGGCCTGACCTTGCGGCCGCTGATCCTGGCCTTTGGCCTTAGGGACGACGATCCGGTCAGTATCGAGGTCGCCCGCGCACGCGCGGTGGCCTATCGCGCCGCGCTCGATACGATCGAGGACGATCCGTCGGAGGAAGCGGAAATCCTGCGGCTCGAATATCGCGCGGTCCTGATGCAGGCCGAGAACGATCCGAACGGCGGCGTCACCAACGGCCGATTGCCCGCCGATGCGCTGCGCCTCCGTGCCATCGAGGCTGCGCGCAAATCGATCTTCGATCTCCGCGCCACCGAGGTGATCGGCGACGACGCGTTTCATCGGATCGAGGAAGAGCTGGATCGCGCAGAATTGAGCGCGGGCGGATGA
- a CDS encoding tetratricopeptide repeat protein → MRSFLIQLTGAGLLCALSLAAAQAATGGEPVAVPQIDVAPCLAAAAADDIDKAVTACAAVIDNEKTAKGDLVKALIARGALYARRGQIDRAIADDSRALLLDPGLADLFNARGELWLKKGDKPKAVQDFGAALRLDPNHEKAKANHKRMARELERIGAQMAVAGKPSFNCARARRAVERAICGNRELADLDREIFASNARVIREARNPGEAKDLQRAQEDFIARRNAEFGRPGYDLKKAMQERLQRLNGVDGD, encoded by the coding sequence ATGCGTTCTTTTCTCATTCAACTGACAGGCGCCGGACTGCTTTGCGCGCTCTCGCTCGCGGCGGCCCAAGCCGCGACCGGCGGCGAGCCGGTCGCGGTGCCGCAGATCGACGTCGCGCCTTGTCTTGCGGCCGCCGCAGCCGACGACATCGACAAGGCGGTCACGGCCTGTGCGGCCGTGATCGACAACGAGAAGACGGCGAAGGGGGATCTGGTCAAGGCGCTGATCGCGCGCGGCGCGCTCTATGCACGGCGCGGCCAGATCGACCGCGCGATCGCCGACGACAGCCGTGCACTTCTGCTCGACCCCGGCCTCGCGGACCTCTTCAACGCGCGCGGCGAGCTCTGGTTGAAGAAGGGCGACAAGCCCAAGGCGGTGCAGGATTTCGGTGCGGCGCTCAGGCTCGATCCGAACCACGAGAAGGCCAAGGCCAACCACAAGAGGATGGCGCGCGAGCTCGAGCGGATCGGGGCGCAGATGGCGGTTGCCGGCAAGCCGAGCTTCAATTGCGCGCGAGCGCGCCGTGCGGTGGAACGGGCGATCTGCGGCAATCGCGAGCTCGCCGATCTCGACCGGGAGATCTTTGCGTCCAACGCCCGCGTGATCCGCGAGGCGCGCAATCCGGGCGAAGCCAAGGACCTTCAGCGCGCGCAGGAAGATTTCATTGCCCGCCGCAATGCCGAATTCGGGCGGCCGGGTTATGATCTCAAAAAGGCGATGCAGGAGCGGCTGCAGCGGCTGAACGGGGTGGACGGCGACTAA